In one Pseudomonas tensinigenes genomic region, the following are encoded:
- a CDS encoding EAL domain-containing protein, which yields MKQKRTLGTPRLLGIVWPFIAVVLFQALLGGVSLYVLSAVRGYVAGESLWSKGQKDAIYYLNLYADSRDEAIFLKYRNAIAVPQGGHQLRLALDHQPPDLAAAREGILKGGNHPDDVSSLIWLYLNFRHFSYLETAIDRWTVGDAYLVELDDVAQEMHRSISQNTANSADVQRWKARIFAINDGVTPAAKAFSDALGEGSRMIMRLLLFTNLATALGLIVLALWRTHKLLKQRHAFAEALQLEKDRAHVTLHSIGDGVITTDVSGAIDYMNPAAESMTHWKAEQAAGLPLAALFNLLDDNAQAEGLTLIEHILSGKLSGGSEHSKLIQRLDGTTLSVTLVGAPIRNAGKVSGTVLVLHDMTQERQYIANLSWQATHDALTGLANRREFEYRLEQALHNLTRHSGRHALMFLDLDQFKLVNDTCGHAAGDELLRHICTLLQSGLREGDTLARLGGDEFGILLENCAPEAAEKIAEALRQTVQNLHFVWKGRPFLTTVSIGLVHVTQTPTTLEASLRAADMACYMAKEKGRNRVQVYHADDSELSLRFGEMAWVQRLHMALEENRFCLYAQEIAPLKPGDNKGGHIEILLRLHDEAGRMILPDSFIPAAERYGLMSQLDRWVVQNVFKVIAQCIAQEHKRPLAMCAINLSGITIGDDAFLHFLREQFVNYAIPPEMICFEITETSAISNLGSAIRFINELKGLGCYFSLDDFCAGMSSFAYLKHLPVDFLKIDGSFVKDMLDDPINRAMVEVINHIGHVMGKQTIAEFVETTQIEQALLEIGVDYAQGYVIERPQLFTCDSLQSRPARPQPLLFKAPGTFR from the coding sequence ATGAAGCAAAAGCGGACTCTCGGAACGCCACGGTTGTTGGGCATCGTCTGGCCATTTATTGCCGTCGTGTTGTTTCAAGCGTTATTGGGGGGCGTGAGTCTCTACGTGCTGTCAGCCGTTCGCGGTTACGTCGCCGGCGAAAGCCTTTGGTCCAAGGGCCAGAAAGACGCGATCTACTACCTCAATCTGTATGCCGATAGCCGCGACGAGGCAATTTTCCTCAAATACCGCAACGCGATTGCCGTGCCACAAGGCGGGCATCAGTTGCGCCTGGCGCTGGATCATCAACCGCCGGATCTGGCCGCAGCGCGCGAAGGTATTCTCAAGGGCGGCAACCACCCGGATGACGTCTCCAGCCTGATCTGGCTGTACCTCAACTTCCGCCATTTCAGTTATCTGGAAACTGCCATTGATCGCTGGACCGTCGGTGACGCCTATCTGGTCGAGCTGGATGATGTGGCGCAGGAGATGCACCGCAGCATCTCGCAGAACACCGCCAACAGTGCCGATGTCCAGCGCTGGAAGGCGCGGATTTTCGCCATCAATGATGGCGTCACCCCGGCGGCGAAAGCCTTCAGCGATGCTTTGGGCGAAGGCTCGCGGATGATCATGCGTCTGCTGCTGTTCACCAACCTGGCCACGGCACTTGGGTTGATCGTGCTGGCCTTGTGGCGCACACACAAACTGCTCAAGCAGCGTCATGCCTTTGCCGAGGCGCTGCAACTGGAGAAGGATCGGGCGCACGTCACCTTGCATTCGATCGGTGATGGCGTCATCACCACCGATGTCAGCGGTGCCATCGATTACATGAACCCTGCCGCCGAATCCATGACTCACTGGAAGGCCGAGCAGGCGGCCGGCCTGCCGCTGGCCGCGCTGTTCAATTTGCTCGACGACAACGCTCAGGCCGAAGGCCTGACGCTGATCGAACACATTCTCAGCGGCAAACTCAGCGGCGGTAGCGAGCATTCGAAACTGATCCAGCGCCTCGATGGCACAACGTTGTCGGTAACGCTGGTCGGCGCGCCGATCCGCAATGCCGGCAAGGTCAGCGGCACGGTGCTGGTGCTGCACGACATGACTCAGGAGCGGCAATACATCGCCAATCTGTCGTGGCAGGCGACCCATGATGCGTTGACCGGGCTGGCCAACCGCCGCGAGTTTGAATATCGCCTGGAGCAGGCGCTGCACAACCTCACGCGCCATTCCGGGCGGCATGCGCTGATGTTCCTCGACCTCGATCAATTCAAACTGGTCAACGACACCTGTGGTCACGCCGCCGGCGATGAGCTGTTGCGGCACATTTGCACGTTGTTGCAATCGGGGCTGCGCGAAGGCGATACGCTGGCGCGCCTTGGCGGTGATGAATTCGGCATTTTGCTGGAGAACTGCGCACCGGAAGCGGCGGAAAAGATAGCCGAGGCGTTGCGCCAGACGGTGCAGAATCTGCATTTTGTCTGGAAAGGGCGGCCGTTCCTGACCACGGTGAGCATTGGTCTGGTGCATGTTACGCAGACCCCGACCACCCTTGAAGCCTCATTGCGCGCGGCCGATATGGCCTGTTACATGGCCAAGGAGAAGGGCCGCAACCGGGTGCAGGTCTACCACGCCGACGATTCCGAGCTGTCGCTGCGCTTTGGCGAAATGGCGTGGGTGCAGCGTCTGCACATGGCGCTGGAAGAAAACCGTTTTTGTCTGTACGCCCAGGAAATCGCGCCGCTCAAGCCGGGCGACAACAAGGGTGGGCACATCGAGATTCTGCTGCGACTGCATGATGAAGCCGGGCGGATGATTCTGCCGGACAGTTTCATTCCAGCCGCCGAACGCTATGGTTTGATGAGTCAACTGGATCGCTGGGTAGTTCAGAACGTATTTAAGGTTATTGCTCAATGTATTGCGCAAGAGCATAAACGGCCATTAGCGATGTGTGCGATTAATCTGTCAGGCATTACTATAGGAGATGACGCATTTTTGCACTTTCTGCGTGAGCAGTTTGTTAACTATGCGATACCGCCTGAAATGATTTGTTTTGAAATTACCGAGACCAGTGCAATTTCAAACTTGGGGAGTGCAATTAGATTTATTAATGAACTCAAAGGCTTAGGTTGTTACTTCTCACTTGATGACTTTTGTGCCGGAATGTCTTCATTCGCTTATCTGAAACATTTGCCTGTAGACTTCCTGAAGATCGACGGGAGTTTCGTAAAGGATATGCTGGACGACCCGATTAACCGCGCAATGGTCGAAGTGATCAATCACATCGGGCATGTCATGGGTAAGCAGACAATTGCCGAGTTTGTTGAAACAACCCAGATCGAGCAGGCATTGCTTGAAATCGGTGTGGACTACGCTCAGGGTTATGTTATAGAACGCCCACAGTTGTTTACCTGTGACAGTTTGCAAAGTCGGCCCGCCAGACCGCAGCCGCTGTTATTCAAAGCGCCTGGCACGTTCCGTTGA
- a CDS encoding ABC transporter ATP-binding protein — protein MSDRADDTPAVKRVDRLSWAEVRRLALTHKKSLWIANGVAVLATLCSVPIPLLLPLLVDEVLLGHGDAALKVMNHVLPTMWQQAAGYIGLMLLVTLTLRCGSLCFGVLQSRLFARLAKDIVYRIRVRLIERLKRISLGEYESLGSGTVTTHLVTDLDTLDKFVGETLSRFLVAMLTLVGTASILMWMHWKLALLILLFNPLVIYATVQLGKRVKHLKKLENDSTSRFTQALSETLDAIQEIRAGNRQGFFLGRLGLRAQEVRNYAVNSQWKTDASNRASGLLFQFGIDIFRAAAMLTVLFSDLSIGQMLAVFSYLWFMIGPVEQLLNLQYAYYAAGGALARINELLARADEPQYPGGVDPFKGRDTVGIQVQGLSFGYGDELVLDQLNLSIAPGEKVAIVGASGGGKSTLVQLLLGLYTPVSGSIRFGGSTQQEIGLDTVRENVAVVLQHPALFNDTVRANLTMGRTRSDEACWQALEIAQLEATIRALPNGLDSIVGRSGVRLSGGQRQRLAIARMILAEPKVVILDEATSALDAATEYNLHQAMARFLNGRTTLIIAHRLSAVKQADRVLVFDGGQVAEDGDHQQLIADGGLYAKLYGHLQQIQRP, from the coding sequence GTGTCTGATCGGGCCGATGACACGCCAGCCGTAAAGCGTGTCGACCGGCTGAGCTGGGCAGAAGTCCGGCGACTGGCACTTACACACAAAAAATCCCTGTGGATCGCCAACGGCGTGGCTGTGCTGGCGACGTTGTGCAGCGTGCCGATCCCATTGCTGCTGCCATTGCTGGTGGACGAAGTCCTGCTCGGCCACGGCGATGCGGCACTGAAAGTCATGAACCATGTGCTGCCGACGATGTGGCAGCAAGCGGCGGGCTACATCGGTCTGATGCTGTTGGTCACCTTGACTCTGCGATGCGGCTCGCTGTGCTTTGGCGTGTTGCAGTCGCGCCTGTTTGCGCGCTTGGCCAAAGACATCGTTTACCGCATTCGCGTGCGCTTGATCGAACGCCTCAAACGCATTTCCCTCGGCGAATACGAAAGCCTCGGTAGCGGCACCGTGACCACGCACCTGGTCACCGACCTCGATACCCTCGACAAATTCGTCGGCGAAACCCTCAGCCGTTTTCTGGTGGCGATGCTGACGCTGGTTGGCACCGCGAGTATTCTGATGTGGATGCACTGGAAACTGGCGCTGCTGATTCTGCTGTTCAACCCGTTGGTGATCTACGCCACGGTGCAGTTGGGCAAGCGCGTCAAACACCTGAAGAAACTCGAGAACGACAGCACCTCACGCTTCACTCAGGCGCTGAGCGAAACCCTCGATGCGATTCAGGAGATCCGTGCCGGCAACCGTCAGGGCTTCTTCCTTGGGCGACTCGGTCTGCGTGCGCAGGAAGTGCGCAACTACGCGGTCAACTCGCAGTGGAAAACCGACGCTTCCAACCGCGCCAGCGGCTTGTTGTTTCAGTTCGGCATCGACATTTTCCGCGCGGCGGCGATGCTCACGGTGTTGTTCTCCGACCTGTCGATCGGCCAGATGCTCGCGGTGTTCAGCTACCTGTGGTTCATGATCGGCCCGGTCGAACAACTGCTCAACCTGCAATACGCCTACTACGCGGCGGGCGGGGCGCTGGCGCGGATCAACGAACTGCTGGCGCGCGCCGATGAGCCGCAATATCCCGGCGGCGTCGATCCGTTCAAGGGGCGCGACACCGTCGGCATTCAGGTGCAAGGCCTGAGCTTCGGTTACGGTGATGAACTGGTGCTGGATCAGCTGAATCTGTCGATAGCTCCCGGTGAAAAAGTCGCGATTGTCGGCGCCAGTGGCGGTGGCAAAAGTACCCTCGTGCAATTGCTGCTCGGGCTGTATACGCCAGTGTCCGGCAGCATCCGTTTCGGCGGTTCGACCCAGCAGGAGATCGGCCTGGACACGGTGCGGGAAAACGTCGCGGTGGTGCTGCAGCACCCGGCGCTGTTCAACGATACCGTGCGCGCCAACCTGACCATGGGCCGCACCCGCAGTGACGAAGCGTGCTGGCAGGCGCTGGAAATCGCTCAGCTCGAAGCGACCATCCGCGCCTTGCCCAATGGCCTGGACAGTATTGTCGGTCGTTCCGGTGTGCGCCTGTCCGGCGGGCAACGGCAACGTCTGGCCATCGCGCGGATGATCCTCGCCGAGCCAAAAGTTGTCATTCTCGACGAAGCCACCTCGGCCCTAGACGCCGCCACCGAATACAACCTGCATCAGGCCATGGCGCGCTTTCTCAATGGCCGCACCACGCTGATCATTGCCCACCGACTGTCGGCGGTGAAGCAGGCTGATCGCGTGCTGGTGTTCGACGGTGGTCAGGTCGCTGAAGACGGCGATCATCAGCAGTTGATCGCTGACGGTGGCCTGTATGCCAAGCTCTATGGTCACCTGCAGCAGATCCAGCGCCCTTGA
- a CDS encoding DsbA family protein: protein MCSWCWGFAPVAKALVEQAQAAGVELHLVVGGLRTGSGSALEPTTRRYILEHWQAVTEATGQPFKFDGALPDGFVYDTEPACRAIVTARSLAPDCAWTLVGLIQQAFYAEGRDVTQASVLVELAEKAGVPRIEFAALFDHADQHKATQADFSWVQDLGIAGFPTLLAERNGQLALLTNGYQPLSELSPLLGRWLERAACV, encoded by the coding sequence ATGTGTTCGTGGTGCTGGGGATTTGCTCCGGTGGCCAAGGCATTGGTCGAGCAGGCGCAAGCAGCCGGGGTGGAGTTGCATCTGGTGGTCGGCGGTTTGCGCACCGGCAGCGGTTCGGCGCTGGAGCCGACCACGCGTCGTTACATTCTTGAGCATTGGCAAGCGGTCACCGAGGCCACCGGCCAGCCGTTCAAGTTTGACGGCGCGTTGCCTGACGGGTTTGTCTACGACACCGAGCCGGCCTGCCGCGCAATCGTCACCGCGCGCAGCCTGGCACCGGATTGCGCATGGACCCTGGTCGGGCTGATCCAGCAGGCGTTTTACGCTGAAGGTCGCGATGTCACCCAGGCCAGCGTGCTGGTCGAGTTGGCAGAAAAGGCCGGCGTGCCGCGCATCGAATTCGCTGCGTTGTTCGATCATGCCGATCAGCACAAAGCGACTCAGGCCGATTTCAGTTGGGTGCAGGATCTCGGCATCGCCGGTTTTCCGACCCTGCTCGCCGAACGCAACGGCCAACTGGCCCTGCTGACCAACGGCTATCAACCGCTCAGTGAGCTGTCGCCATTGCTCGGCCGTTGGCTGGAGCGTGCGGCCTGTGTCTGA
- the trhO gene encoding oxygen-dependent tRNA uridine(34) hydroxylase TrhO: MTQPIVVAALYKFVTLEDYVNLREPLLQAMVDNQIKGTLLIAEEGINGTVSGSREGIDGLLAWLKNDPRMIDIDHKESYCDEQPFYRTKVKLKKEIVTLGVEGVDPNKKVGTYVDPQDWNALISDPEVLLIDTRNDYEVSIGTFEGAIDPKTTSFREFPDYIKEHFDPAVHKKVAMFCTGGIRCEKASSYMLGEGYEEVYHLKGGILKYLEEVPQEETKWQGDCFVFDNRVTVRHDLSEGDYDQCHACRTPVSVEDRASEHYVAGISCPHCWDKLSEKTRRSAIDRQKQIELAKARNMPHPIGYNYKQASTEA; this comes from the coding sequence ATGACACAACCGATTGTCGTGGCGGCACTGTATAAGTTCGTCACCCTCGAAGATTACGTCAACCTGCGCGAGCCCCTGCTGCAAGCGATGGTCGACAACCAGATCAAAGGCACCCTGCTGATCGCCGAAGAAGGTATCAACGGCACGGTGTCCGGCAGCCGCGAAGGCATTGATGGCCTGCTCGCCTGGCTGAAGAACGACCCACGCATGATCGATATCGATCACAAAGAGTCGTACTGCGACGAGCAGCCGTTCTATCGCACCAAGGTCAAACTGAAGAAAGAGATCGTCACCCTCGGTGTCGAAGGCGTCGACCCGAACAAAAAAGTCGGCACCTACGTTGATCCGCAAGACTGGAACGCATTGATCAGCGACCCGGAAGTGCTGTTGATCGACACGCGCAACGATTACGAAGTATCGATCGGCACCTTCGAAGGCGCCATCGATCCGAAAACCACCAGTTTTCGTGAATTCCCTGACTACATCAAAGAACACTTCGATCCGGCCGTGCACAAGAAGGTCGCGATGTTCTGCACCGGTGGCATTCGCTGCGAGAAAGCCTCGAGCTACATGCTCGGCGAGGGCTATGAAGAGGTTTACCACCTCAAGGGCGGCATCCTGAAGTACCTTGAAGAGGTGCCTCAGGAAGAAACCAAGTGGCAGGGCGACTGCTTCGTGTTCGACAACCGCGTGACCGTGCGTCACGACCTCAGCGAAGGCGACTACGATCAATGTCATGCCTGCCGCACACCGGTCAGTGTTGAAGATCGCGCCTCCGAGCATTACGTCGCCGGCATCAGTTGCCCGCATTGCTGGGACAAACTGAGCGAGAAAACCCGCCGCAGCGCCATCGATCGGCAGAAGCAGATCGAACTGGCCAAGGCGCGCAACATGCCGCACCCGATCGGCTACAACTACAAGCAAGCATCCACCGAGGCTTAA
- a CDS encoding BolA family protein, translating into MTMQQRIESTLALLQPEHLQVLDESHMHSRGLQTHFKAVVVSAQFDGLNRVKRHQKVYGTLGELMGEFHALALHTYTPQEWAEIGAAPASPTCAGGRQPQA; encoded by the coding sequence ATGACCATGCAACAACGCATCGAATCGACGCTGGCCCTGCTTCAGCCTGAGCATCTGCAAGTGCTGGATGAAAGCCATATGCACAGTCGCGGGTTGCAGACCCACTTCAAGGCTGTGGTGGTCAGCGCGCAGTTCGACGGCCTGAACCGGGTCAAGCGCCACCAGAAAGTCTACGGCACGCTCGGCGAGCTGATGGGCGAGTTCCATGCGTTGGCGCTGCACACCTACACCCCGCAGGAATGGGCAGAGATCGGCGCCGCCCCGGCGTCACCGACCTGTGCCGGAGGACGGCAGCCGCAAGCTTGA
- a CDS encoding DUF2059 domain-containing protein: MTRLRAICTAVALVCASGQVLADTASHNASAEAFLTLAHADKLGTPVYMQVQQMFAQRFEQTKAPEAKKAVLETYQAKANAALDQAIGWSKLKPDMVKLYTTNFSESELKDLVAFYQSPLGKKVLEKMPQLTQQSAQMTQAKLESAVPVVNKLLDDMTKELDPKGAAAPAKKK; the protein is encoded by the coding sequence ATGACTCGTCTTCGTGCCATCTGCACCGCGGTTGCACTGGTTTGCGCCAGCGGCCAGGTGCTTGCCGATACCGCCAGCCACAACGCCAGTGCCGAAGCTTTCCTGACCCTGGCCCACGCTGACAAGCTCGGCACTCCGGTGTACATGCAAGTGCAGCAAATGTTCGCTCAGCGTTTTGAGCAGACCAAAGCCCCGGAAGCCAAGAAAGCCGTGCTGGAAACCTACCAGGCCAAAGCCAACGCTGCGCTGGATCAGGCCATCGGCTGGAGCAAGCTCAAGCCTGACATGGTCAAGCTCTACACCACTAACTTCAGCGAATCCGAGCTGAAAGACCTGGTCGCGTTCTACCAGTCGCCACTGGGCAAGAAAGTCCTGGAAAAAATGCCGCAGCTGACTCAGCAATCGGCCCAGATGACTCAGGCCAAACTGGAAAGCGCCGTACCTGTCGTCAACAAGCTGCTTGACGACATGACCAAAGAGCTGGACCCGAAAGGCGCTGCTGCGCCGGCCAAGAAGAAGTAA
- a CDS encoding class II fumarate hydratase, with product MSRIETDSLGQIEVPDDAYWGAQTQRSLINFAIGQERMPLPVLHALALIKKAAARVNDRNGDLPADIARLIEQAADEVLDGQHDDQFPLVVWQTGSGTQSNMNVNEVIAGRANELAGNPRGGKTPVHPNDHVNRSQSSNDCFPTAMSIATAQAVQEQLLPAIAELSGGLAELAARHMKLVKTGRTHMMDATPITFGQELSGFIAQLDYAERAIRAALPAVCELAQGGTAVGTGLNSPHGFGEAIAAELAALSGLPFVTAPNKFAALAGHEPLTSLSGALKTLAVALMKIANDLRLLGSGPRAGFAEVRLPANEPGSSIMPGKVNPTQCEALSMLACQVLGNDVTIGIAASQGHLQLNVFKPVIIHNLLQSIRLLADGCSNFQQHCIAGLEPDAEVMARHLERGLMLVTALNPHIGYDKSAEIAKKAYSEGLTLREAALALGYLTDEEFDAWVRPENMIEAGAKG from the coding sequence ATGAGCCGTATCGAAACCGACAGCCTGGGCCAGATCGAAGTCCCGGACGACGCCTACTGGGGTGCTCAGACGCAACGCTCGCTGATCAACTTCGCCATTGGTCAGGAACGCATGCCGCTGCCGGTACTGCACGCCTTGGCCCTGATCAAGAAAGCCGCCGCACGGGTCAACGACCGCAACGGCGACCTGCCCGCCGACATTGCCCGCCTGATCGAACAAGCCGCCGATGAAGTCCTCGACGGTCAGCACGACGACCAGTTTCCGCTGGTGGTCTGGCAGACCGGCAGCGGCACCCAAAGCAACATGAACGTCAACGAAGTCATCGCCGGTCGCGCCAACGAACTGGCCGGCAACCCGCGCGGCGGCAAGACGCCGGTGCACCCGAACGATCACGTCAACCGCTCGCAAAGCTCCAACGACTGCTTCCCCACTGCGATGAGCATCGCCACCGCGCAAGCCGTGCAGGAACAACTGCTGCCGGCGATTGCCGAGTTGTCCGGCGGCCTCGCTGAACTGGCGGCGCGGCACATGAAGCTGGTGAAAACCGGGCGTACGCACATGATGGACGCGACGCCGATCACCTTCGGTCAGGAATTGTCCGGTTTTATCGCGCAGCTGGATTACGCCGAACGCGCGATCCGCGCGGCGCTGCCAGCGGTGTGTGAACTGGCCCAGGGCGGCACCGCGGTCGGTACGGGGCTGAATTCGCCGCACGGCTTCGGTGAGGCGATTGCCGCAGAACTGGCGGCACTGTCCGGTCTGCCATTCGTCACTGCGCCGAACAAGTTTGCCGCCCTCGCCGGCCACGAACCGCTGACCAGCCTCTCCGGCGCGCTGAAAACCCTCGCCGTGGCGCTGATGAAAATCGCCAACGACCTGCGTCTGCTCGGCTCCGGCCCACGCGCCGGGTTTGCCGAAGTACGCCTGCCGGCGAATGAGCCGGGCAGCTCGATCATGCCGGGCAAGGTCAACCCGACGCAGTGCGAAGCGCTGTCGATGCTGGCCTGTCAGGTGCTGGGCAACGATGTGACGATCGGCATTGCCGCGAGTCAGGGTCACTTGCAGTTGAACGTGTTCAAACCGGTGATCATCCACAACCTGCTGCAATCGATTCGCTTGCTTGCCGACGGTTGCAGTAACTTCCAGCAGCACTGCATCGCAGGGCTTGAGCCGGACGCAGAAGTCATGGCCCGACACCTGGAACGTGGGCTGATGCTGGTGACGGCGTTGAATCCGCACATTGGTTATGACAAATCAGCGGAGATTGCCAAGAAGGCTTACAGCGAAGGGCTGACCTTGCGTGAGGCGGCGTTGGCGTTGGGCTATCTGACCGATGAAGAATTTGATGCGTGGGTACGGCCGGAGAATATGATCGAGGCTGGCGCCAAGGGCTGA
- a CDS encoding DMT family transporter — MHISSGRWVYGLFLALLTAFLWGILPIKLKQVLLVMDPITVTWFRLLVSGGCLFIYLAAVNRLPSRKVLGPKGGWLVLMAVLGLVGNYVLYLMGLNLLSPGTAQLVVQMGPIMLLIASLFVFKERFSIGQGIGLAVLLIGFVLFFNQRLAELLTSLSDYTEGVLLVLLASTVWTFYALGQKQLLTVWNSLQVMMVIYLFCAILLTPWVHPLEALNLSPLQGWLLLACCMNTLIAYGAFAEALAHWEASRVSATLAITPLVTFGAVAIAAGIWPEYVHAEQINGLGYGGAVLVVLGSALVALGPSLIAGLKARRMKVAAS; from the coding sequence ATGCACATTTCATCCGGTCGCTGGGTTTACGGCTTGTTCCTGGCGCTGCTGACCGCGTTTCTATGGGGCATCCTGCCGATCAAACTCAAACAGGTCTTGCTGGTGATGGACCCGATCACGGTGACCTGGTTTCGTCTGCTGGTGTCCGGCGGCTGCCTGTTCATCTATCTGGCGGCGGTAAATCGCCTGCCCAGCCGCAAAGTGCTTGGGCCCAAGGGTGGCTGGCTGGTGTTGATGGCGGTACTCGGGCTGGTCGGCAACTATGTGTTGTACCTGATGGGTCTCAATTTGCTCAGCCCCGGCACCGCGCAACTGGTGGTGCAAATGGGTCCGATCATGTTGCTGATCGCCAGTCTGTTTGTGTTCAAGGAACGCTTCAGTATCGGTCAGGGCATTGGCTTGGCGGTGCTATTGATCGGTTTTGTGCTGTTCTTCAATCAGCGCCTGGCGGAGTTGTTGACGTCATTGTCGGATTACACCGAAGGCGTGTTGCTGGTGCTGTTGGCGTCGACGGTGTGGACCTTCTATGCGCTGGGCCAGAAGCAATTGCTGACGGTGTGGAATTCGCTGCAGGTGATGATGGTGATCTATCTGTTCTGCGCAATATTGCTGACGCCGTGGGTGCATCCGCTCGAAGCGCTGAATCTGAGTCCGCTGCAGGGCTGGCTGTTGCTGGCGTGCTGCATGAACACGTTGATTGCCTATGGCGCATTCGCTGAGGCGCTGGCGCATTGGGAGGCGTCGCGGGTCAGTGCGACGTTGGCGATTACGCCGTTGGTGACGTTTGGCGCGGTGGCGATTGCGGCCGGGATCTGGCCGGAATATGTGCATGCCGAGCAGATCAATGGGTTGGGTTATGGCGGGGCGGTGCTGGTGGTACTGGGGTCGGCCCTGGTGGCGTTGGGGCCTTCGTTGATTGCCGGATTGAAGGCGCGGCGGATGAAGGTGGCGGCCAGTTGA
- a CDS encoding DUF6316 family protein, giving the protein MLGMRARDNAPEMHFRSERVCRVNGELFFSTRENTLEGPFDSHEIAEQQIKAYIARMHLLDSNR; this is encoded by the coding sequence ATGTTAGGAATGCGCGCCCGCGACAACGCCCCCGAAATGCACTTTCGCAGCGAGCGGGTGTGCCGGGTCAATGGCGAACTGTTTTTCAGCACTCGGGAAAATACCCTTGAAGGGCCTTTCGATAGTCATGAAATCGCTGAGCAGCAAATAAAGGCCTACATCGCGCGGATGCATCTGCTGGATTCCAACCGGTAG
- a CDS encoding thiolase family protein yields the protein MREVVIVDSVRTGLAKSFRGKFNQTRPDDMAAHCVNALLERNDIDPASVEDCIVGAGSNEGAQGYNIGRNVAVLSRLGTGTAGMTLNRFCSSGLQAIAIAANQIASGCSDIIVAGGVESISLTMKSVNTDHLINPLLKQQTPGIYYTMGQTAEVVARRYGVSREAQDRYSLQSQIRTAQAQAAGLFNDEIVPMAVKYRVEDKNTGEVQILDGVVDRDDCNRPDTTYESLAGLKPVFAEDGSVTAGNSSQLSDGASMTLVMSLEKALQLGLKPKAFFRGFTVAGCEPDEMGIGPVFSVPKLLKAKGLQVADIDLWELNEAFASQCLYSRDRLEIDNDKYNVNGGSISIGHPFGMTGSRQVGHLVRELQRRNLRYGIVTMCVGGGMGATGLFEAVR from the coding sequence ATGCGTGAAGTGGTGATCGTCGACAGCGTGCGGACTGGCCTGGCCAAATCCTTTCGCGGCAAGTTCAACCAGACCCGTCCCGATGACATGGCGGCTCATTGCGTCAACGCCCTGCTTGAGCGCAACGACATCGACCCGGCCAGCGTCGAGGATTGCATCGTTGGTGCAGGCTCCAACGAGGGCGCGCAGGGCTACAACATCGGCCGTAACGTCGCGGTGCTGTCGCGTCTGGGCACCGGCACTGCCGGCATGACTCTCAACCGTTTTTGCTCCTCAGGCTTGCAGGCGATTGCGATTGCCGCCAACCAGATCGCCTCGGGTTGCAGCGATATCATCGTTGCCGGCGGCGTCGAGTCGATCAGCCTGACGATGAAAAGCGTCAACACCGATCACCTGATCAACCCGCTGCTCAAACAGCAGACGCCAGGCATCTATTACACGATGGGCCAGACCGCCGAAGTGGTCGCGCGACGTTATGGCGTCAGCCGTGAAGCGCAGGATCGTTATTCATTGCAGAGCCAGATCCGCACTGCGCAGGCTCAGGCCGCCGGGTTGTTCAATGATGAAATCGTGCCGATGGCGGTCAAGTATCGCGTCGAGGACAAAAACACCGGTGAAGTGCAGATTCTCGATGGCGTGGTGGATCGCGACGATTGCAACCGCCCCGACACTACTTATGAAAGCCTCGCCGGGCTGAAGCCGGTGTTCGCCGAGGACGGTTCGGTAACGGCGGGCAACTCGTCGCAACTGTCCGACGGTGCCTCGATGACCTTGGTGATGAGCCTGGAAAAAGCCCTGCAACTGGGCCTCAAGCCGAAAGCGTTTTTCCGCGGCTTCACCGTGGCCGGTTGCGAACCGGACGAGATGGGCATCGGCCCGGTGTTCTCGGTGCCGAAACTGCTCAAGGCGAAAGGTTTGCAGGTGGCGGATATCGACTTGTGGGAGCTGAACGAGGCGTTTGCTTCGCAGTGCCTGTACAGCCGGGATCGACTGGAGATCGATAACGACAAGTACAACGTCAACGGCGGCTCGATTTCGATTGGTCACCCGTTTGGCATGACCGGATCGCGGCAGGTCGGGCATCTGGTGCGGGAGTTGCAGCGGCGTAATTTGCGTTATGGGATCGTGACGATGTGTGTGGGCGGGGGAATGGGCGCGACGGGGTTGTTTGAGGCCGTTCGCTAA